Genomic DNA from Magnolia sinica isolate HGM2019 chromosome 4, MsV1, whole genome shotgun sequence:
ACTGTTATTCCAAATGTTTTATcatccaatgacttgaaattcaGGAAAAGCCCTTGCTGTTATGATTATTCAAATGCCAGCAATGTTCCCCTTGTGGTTTCTGGATGAACTGTATGGTTCTATTTGTATGCAAAATTACAGTTTGTGGTTTTGCAGGATCCTATAATGTGAGGACCAGCTAGACCACTGATCTGATTGGCTACGCTGTTTATGGAGGATCCAAAAATCttgcagattggaagatcctaacccttgggTTGATGGCCTACAATAAACAACCCCAAAAGTCTTGctgattgaaagatcctaacccttGAAAGAAGGGGGTTCACATTGGCCAACAAACTGAAGGGTTTAGTTCTTCCAATCTGAGAAAATTTTAAGACATCCGCCATCAAGGATGGTGCCTTTCAGATCACTGGCCTGGATTGCTGAatcatagacctcatatacaagGAATTATGAGAAATGGCAAACTGTACACTTGCAGGGTTCAAAAGTCAGGACCCTACACTTTCTTTGGGGTTGTGTATGTTTTAATTTGGTTTCTTTGGATATAATATGCAGGAGTAGAAGCAGAAGCCCTCCCCATGGTTTTAAGCGTGAACGGCGTGACTGGAATCACAGTGGTGGAACAGGAGGATCATCTGCACCATGTCGGGATTTTAGTAAGGGAAGGTGCAGGAGAGGAAGTCAATGCAGGTTTCTTCATCAGGACGGCTATGCTTATGATGGCAGGAGGCATTATGATGGTGATCCTGCAGAAGGCAGGGCAAGCAGACAAGACCGAGGTCCTGGGTATGCTGGTGATGAAGCCTATTCTGATTCACAGGAGCCAAGTGATTACTCACGGGATAAGCTCTCCCATGGCTCTGGGAGTCGCTATGATGGAGACCGAGAGAAGCATGACCGACAGAGGAACATAAGATCTTTGGTTCGCTGTAATGATTTTTTGAAAGGCAAGTGCTACAGAGGATCCACATGCAAATATGTTCATCATGGTGACTCTACTGATGGTTATGGTGGATGGTCATCAAAAGAAGGGGCAAGAGAAAGGGCCCATGACAGAAGAGAGTCTGACATATCTTTTGGACATGATCAGAGGCGTGAACCTCCCAGGAACAATGACACTCCTTGCAAGTTTTTTGCTGAAGGCCGTTGCTACAAAGGTGAAAATTGTTGGTTCTCTCATCTGGGTTCAGTGCGTGGTGTTCCAGAAGGGAGGTCTAGGGATGATGGGTGGAGCCTTAGTTTAGGCACTGAGGATCCAAAATTGAGTGATAAAGCTCCTGATGGAAATGTATGCACTTCCCCTCGTTGGGGTGGTCCCGAAAATGAACCATGGGGTGGTCCAACATGGGGTGATAAAGGATCCGACAATGATGTGGCAAATTCCCCTCAGTGGGGCCACAACAGCAGTGCAATAGGTGTTCCCGAAAAGAATAGACTGTGGGAAGGACCAAAATTGGGTATTGATGAAGCATCTGACAAAAATATATCCACCCCCCCACGGTGGAAGAGCAATGAAATTAATGCAAGAGGGGATGCTCCCGAATCAGGCCTTCCTGAGTCAAGTGATACAGAAATTTTTCTTGATGCTACAGGAGTGCCTCCTACAGGGACAAACAGAGAGGGATTTCCTCACCACATGGATAGTCAAGAACCCATACACAATCCTCAGGATTCACGATCTCGAAATCCTGAAGAAGACATCAAGCATCAAATTTTACCAAAGGAAGTCCCTGATATCAATTTACCTGCCTGCGAACAGAATACAAATCCTGAAGTTTCAGGCAAGCAACCACAGCATGCTTTGGAAATTCCAATGCAGCCAGAGGTATCAGAAAATTCTTATATTCAACAGCATCCTGGCTTGAAAGCAGATGGTCAGGTGTTGTTACCCTGTGATGACAGAAATAAGGTCACTAACAGCAACAAACCACACAATGACATCGACTCTGCAAATAATTTTCCTGCTAACATTTCTGCGCCTGGACAATGCTTCAATGAGAATGGGCATAGACGACAGATAGTCCCTCCACCGCTTCCTTCAGTTGTACAAAGCTCTTTTCCAAATGGGCAGAGTCAATGGCTAGACTTTCCATCTCCAAATAGTGAAAATTTTAACCCAAGTGCGCATACTCAACAAACAGTCCTTCCaccttcagaccgtcagaatttcTACCCGAGTGGCCACAGTCAACAGATAGTCTTTCCGCCTCCAAATGGGCAAAATTTCAACC
This window encodes:
- the LOC131242585 gene encoding zinc finger CCCH domain-containing protein 55-like isoform X2, whose translation is MAENVRKRVSKWDLVPETHFSSETVQEIPLSGKAGNSCHEKESNSGWGSSKSSETHVTKSPDMEANMAVRSKDSSGASCWEHMPRSKNEGKDGNIDSDRGEISPTARICDRDQGYGMHMSPVLDAWGQQSRSHSPKSRWSRSRRSRSRSPPHGFKRERRDWNHSGGTGGSSAPCRDFSKGRCRRGSQCRFLHQDGYAYDGRRHYDGDPAEGRASRQDRGPGYAGDEAYSDSQEPSDYSRDKLSHGSGSRYDGDREKHDRQRNIRSLVRCNDFLKGKCYRGSTCKYVHHGDSTDGYGGWSSKEGARERAHDRRESDISFGHDQRREPPRNNDTPCKFFAEGRCYKGENCWFSHLGSVRGVPEGRSRDDGWSLSLGTEDPKLSDKAPDGNVCTSPRWGGPENEPWGGPTWGDKGSDNDVANSPQWGHNSSAIGVPEKNRLWEGPKLGIDEASDKNISTPPRWKSNEINARGDAPESGLPESSDTEIFLDATGVPPTGTNREGFPHHMDSQEPIHNPQDSRSRNPEEDIKHQILPKEVPDINLPACEQNTNPEVSGKQPQHALEIPMQPEVSENSYIQQHPGLKADGQVLLPCDDRNKVTNSNKPHNDIDSANNFPANISAPGQCFNENGHRRQIVPPPLPSVVQSSFPNGQSQWLDFPSPNSENFNPSAHTQQTVLPPSDRQNFYPSGHSQQIVFPPPNGQNFNPNSQQMIPQPPSSVCPQTMLGQDESTKRPGVPDVNMLPVASETPIARNTASEQFSQITDISASLAQIFGNGPHLPQLYASLSNLSAAGLVPSLPYSQSKNMQPPAPTAAPSIQPNQRSWPQNQYDPLCNSMEPVNLDINDHPLGVLSNSFDQKTTGCIEESQAPLKSMVPLPATSGHNDGDPHGSGGPEEKLHQENQKNMDSMAKEVNEETNGQSEKEQQTGHLKDMDADDAQVDEESKRSKDGKGMRMFRFSLVEFVKELLKPTWKEGHMSKEAHKAVVKKVVEKVTGAMQGPLIPQTQEKIDHYLSSSKPKLTKLVQAYVEKYLKT
- the LOC131242585 gene encoding zinc finger CCCH domain-containing protein 55-like isoform X1 — encoded protein: MEKKFGIVKGASFGGAMAENVRKRVSKWDLVPETHFSSETVQEIPLSGKAGNSCHEKESNSGWGSSKSSETHVTKSPDMEANMAVRSKDSSGASCWEHMPRSKNEGKDGNIDSDRGEISPTARICDRDQGYGMHMSPVLDAWGQQSRSHSPKSRWSRSRRSRSRSPPHGFKRERRDWNHSGGTGGSSAPCRDFSKGRCRRGSQCRFLHQDGYAYDGRRHYDGDPAEGRASRQDRGPGYAGDEAYSDSQEPSDYSRDKLSHGSGSRYDGDREKHDRQRNIRSLVRCNDFLKGKCYRGSTCKYVHHGDSTDGYGGWSSKEGARERAHDRRESDISFGHDQRREPPRNNDTPCKFFAEGRCYKGENCWFSHLGSVRGVPEGRSRDDGWSLSLGTEDPKLSDKAPDGNVCTSPRWGGPENEPWGGPTWGDKGSDNDVANSPQWGHNSSAIGVPEKNRLWEGPKLGIDEASDKNISTPPRWKSNEINARGDAPESGLPESSDTEIFLDATGVPPTGTNREGFPHHMDSQEPIHNPQDSRSRNPEEDIKHQILPKEVPDINLPACEQNTNPEVSGKQPQHALEIPMQPEVSENSYIQQHPGLKADGQVLLPCDDRNKVTNSNKPHNDIDSANNFPANISAPGQCFNENGHRRQIVPPPLPSVVQSSFPNGQSQWLDFPSPNSENFNPSAHTQQTVLPPSDRQNFYPSGHSQQIVFPPPNGQNFNPNSQQMIPQPPSSVCPQTMLGQDESTKRPGVPDVNMLPVASETPIARNTASEQFSQITDISASLAQIFGNGPHLPQLYASLSNLSAAGLVPSLPYSQSKNMQPPAPTAAPSIQPNQRSWPQNQYDPLCNSMEPVNLDINDHPLGVLSNSFDQKTTGCIEESQAPLKSMVPLPATSGHNDGDPHGSGGPEEKLHQENQKNMDSMAKEVNEETNGQSEKEQQTGHLKDMDADDAQVDEESKRSKDGKGMRMFRFSLVEFVKELLKPTWKEGHMSKEAHKAVVKKVVEKVTGAMQGPLIPQTQEKIDHYLSSSKPKLTKLVQAYVEKYLKT